One region of Streptomyces sp. NBC_00442 genomic DNA includes:
- a CDS encoding 4'-phosphopantetheinyl transferase family protein, whose translation MIEAVLPRAVAAAEHFADTPDSGLFPAERALMAGVGAGRRREFTTVRHCARLALRELGVAPAPLLPDAGGAPRWPAGTVGSMTHCRGYRAAVAAPHTAVRALGIDAEPNRPLRDGVLASVARAEEREDQLALLRLDAAVHWDRLLFCAKEAAFKAWYPEGARPGLARPRSLHDIHVTLRPATPGDRPDRGTFQARVLPGRPETARFPGRWLATEDFLLTAVAVPAVPPRCL comes from the coding sequence TTGATCGAAGCCGTCCTGCCGCGCGCCGTCGCCGCCGCCGAGCACTTCGCGGACACGCCGGACTCGGGCCTCTTCCCCGCCGAGCGGGCGCTGATGGCGGGGGTGGGCGCCGGACGCCGCCGGGAGTTCACCACCGTGCGGCACTGCGCCCGCCTCGCCCTGCGCGAGCTCGGGGTGGCGCCGGCCCCGCTCCTGCCGGACGCCGGGGGCGCCCCGCGCTGGCCGGCCGGGACCGTCGGCAGCATGACCCACTGCCGCGGCTACCGGGCCGCCGTCGCCGCGCCGCACACCGCGGTACGCGCGCTCGGCATCGACGCCGAACCGAACCGCCCGCTGCGCGACGGCGTCCTCGCGTCGGTGGCCCGCGCCGAGGAACGGGAGGACCAGCTCGCGCTGCTGCGCCTCGACGCGGCCGTCCACTGGGACCGGCTGCTGTTCTGCGCGAAGGAAGCCGCGTTCAAGGCGTGGTATCCCGAGGGCGCCCGCCCCGGCCTCGCCCGGCCGCGCAGCCTGCACGACATCCACGTCACCCTGCGCCCCGCGACCCCCGGCGACCGCCCCGACCGGGGCACCTTCCAGGCACGGGTACTGCCCGGCCGCCCGGAAACGGCCCGCTTCCCGGGCCGCTGGCTGGCGACGGAGGACTTCCTCCTGACGGCGGTGGCGGTGCCCGCCGTTCCGCCCAGATGCCTGTAG
- a CDS encoding ArsR/SmtB family transcription factor produces MTSEELLAVLAAVGHAQRLRVIAELSEGRMYVSELARRLGMSRPLLYMHLERLEKAGLVLGSLELSEDGKALKYFELAPFDLRVNLATILAAVAEDAAAGLPTGGTQEPEPAAGAKPKRKRA; encoded by the coding sequence ATGACGAGCGAGGAGCTTCTGGCTGTACTTGCCGCCGTCGGCCATGCCCAGCGGCTGAGGGTCATCGCCGAGCTCTCCGAAGGCCGGATGTACGTCAGCGAGCTGGCCCGCCGCCTCGGCATGTCGCGCCCCCTGCTCTACATGCACCTGGAGCGGCTGGAAAAAGCCGGTCTCGTCCTCGGCAGCCTGGAGCTCTCCGAGGACGGCAAAGCCCTCAAGTACTTCGAGCTGGCCCCCTTCGACCTGCGGGTGAACCTCGCCACCATCCTCGCAGCAGTGGCGGAGGACGCCGCGGCGGGCCTGCCCACGGGCGGAACGCAAGAGCCGGAACCGGCCGCCGGGGCGAAGCCGAAACGCAAGCGCGCGTAG
- a CDS encoding fatty acyl-AMP ligase, translating to MNQLIRTAQPPSPATVVEALLLRASGPDAARPVFTALGAGGERADLVDATELLGRVRATAAALRPVASAGDRVIVPALPGVDFPVGFLACLYAGLIAVPVPPLRTGARPRTSERADRLAVIRRDCGAVAVLVSTADEASAGELQDADAVLGAEAVQGTGTGTGTGTVQGAGASRFAWIPVARSPSAPGSDVPAAPSALDPAAVALLQYTSGSTSDPRGVMVAHRNLVANQVALRDRCDIDSATTVVSWLPFFHDMGLCTGVVLPLVSGAAAVTMEPATFVRDPMVWLRAIEAEEDVFAAAPDFAYELCVRRVPADERARLDLSTWRVAANGAEPVRAETLRRFADAFRSSFFRPEVFSPGYGLAECTLSVTLSRPLYEAPVRRYDRDALARGAAVPAESPGSAVELVGCGTALADVRMLVVDPETRRALPEGSVGEIWVDSPGNCLGYWGREAESAQVFAARLDGEDPETVEDPEAAEDPEAADRARGTVYVRTGDLGCVEDGELFITGRLKDVLVVGGENYFPQDIEAVAGAAHAAFAHQRAAAWPLDEERPGVAVVVETTERDPEVLAHAVRAAGIAVARALPAPVSVFAVARNQVPRTTSGKTRRRDCAKDVRAGRLPLLAQWSSR from the coding sequence GTGAACCAGCTGATCCGCACCGCACAACCGCCGTCCCCCGCAACCGTCGTGGAGGCGCTGCTGCTCCGCGCCTCGGGACCGGACGCCGCCCGCCCCGTGTTCACCGCCCTCGGCGCCGGCGGCGAGCGGGCCGACCTGGTCGATGCGACGGAGCTGCTCGGTCGGGTCCGCGCCACCGCCGCGGCCCTGCGCCCGGTGGCATCCGCCGGCGACCGGGTCATCGTGCCCGCGCTGCCCGGAGTCGACTTCCCCGTCGGTTTCCTCGCCTGCCTGTACGCGGGGCTCATCGCCGTGCCCGTACCGCCGCTGCGCACCGGCGCCCGCCCCCGCACGAGCGAGCGCGCCGACCGGCTCGCGGTGATCCGCCGGGACTGCGGCGCCGTCGCGGTGCTGGTGTCCACGGCCGACGAGGCGAGCGCGGGCGAACTCCAGGACGCGGACGCGGTCCTGGGCGCGGAGGCGGTCCAGGGCACGGGGACGGGGACGGGGACGGGGACGGTCCAGGGTGCCGGCGCGTCCCGGTTCGCGTGGATCCCCGTCGCGCGGTCGCCTTCCGCGCCCGGCAGCGACGTCCCGGCCGCGCCCTCGGCCCTCGACCCCGCGGCCGTGGCCCTGCTCCAGTACACCTCGGGATCGACCAGCGACCCCCGCGGGGTGATGGTCGCCCACCGCAACCTGGTCGCCAACCAGGTCGCCCTGCGCGACCGCTGCGACATCGACTCCGCCACCACCGTGGTCAGTTGGCTGCCCTTCTTCCACGACATGGGGCTCTGCACCGGGGTCGTCCTGCCGCTGGTGTCGGGCGCGGCGGCCGTCACGATGGAGCCCGCCACCTTCGTGCGCGACCCCATGGTGTGGCTGCGCGCGATCGAGGCCGAGGAGGACGTGTTCGCGGCCGCGCCGGACTTCGCGTACGAGCTGTGCGTGCGGCGCGTCCCGGCCGACGAGCGCGCCCGCCTCGACCTGTCGACGTGGCGGGTGGCGGCCAACGGGGCGGAGCCGGTGCGGGCCGAGACCCTGCGCCGCTTCGCGGACGCCTTCCGCTCCTCGTTCTTCCGTCCGGAGGTGTTCTCGCCGGGCTACGGGCTCGCCGAGTGCACCCTGAGCGTCACCCTGAGCCGCCCGCTGTACGAGGCTCCGGTGCGCCGGTACGACCGGGACGCGCTGGCGCGGGGCGCGGCGGTACCCGCGGAGTCGCCCGGCAGCGCGGTCGAACTGGTCGGCTGCGGCACCGCGTTGGCCGATGTGCGGATGCTCGTCGTCGACCCCGAGACCCGCCGCGCGCTGCCCGAGGGCTCGGTCGGCGAGATCTGGGTGGACTCGCCCGGCAACTGCCTGGGGTACTGGGGCCGGGAGGCGGAGTCGGCGCAGGTGTTCGCGGCGCGGCTCGACGGCGAGGACCCGGAGACCGTAGAGGACCCGGAGGCCGCGGAGGACCCGGAGGCCGCGGACCGCGCCCGGGGAACGGTCTACGTGCGCACCGGCGACCTGGGATGCGTCGAGGACGGCGAACTGTTCATCACGGGCCGGCTCAAGGACGTCCTCGTGGTGGGCGGCGAGAACTACTTCCCGCAGGACATCGAGGCGGTGGCCGGCGCCGCGCACGCCGCGTTCGCGCACCAGCGGGCCGCCGCGTGGCCGCTGGACGAGGAGCGGCCGGGGGTGGCGGTGGTCGTCGAGACGACCGAGCGCGACCCCGAGGTCCTCGCCCACGCCGTGCGTGCCGCGGGCATCGCCGTCGCGCGGGCGCTGCCCGCGCCGGTGAGCGTCTTCGCCGTGGCACGCAACCAGGTGCCCCGCACCACCAGCGGCAAGACCCGGCGCCGCGACTGCGCCAAGGACGTGCGGGCCGGGCGGCTGCCGCTGCTCGCCCAGTGGTCGAGCCGGTGA
- a CDS encoding Uma2 family endonuclease: protein MTALPDWLRPPRAEGWFAEDLDHLPEAPRHTELIDGALVFMMSPQRWWHGALVTDLTVALRTQAPEGFEVGREMTIRLDSRNRPEPDLLVTTAGFEGDRTWFTPDEVPLVVEVVSPESAHRDRTVKLRKYAEAGIAHYWRVEDEDGAPVVHVYELDGPTRSYVPAGIFRGALRRPVPFAISLDLDSLTPGRRAR, encoded by the coding sequence ATGACCGCACTGCCCGACTGGCTACGCCCGCCGCGCGCGGAAGGCTGGTTCGCGGAGGACCTGGACCACCTCCCGGAAGCGCCGCGTCACACCGAGCTGATCGACGGTGCCCTCGTATTCATGATGTCGCCCCAGCGTTGGTGGCACGGAGCACTTGTCACCGACCTCACCGTCGCCCTGCGCACGCAGGCTCCAGAAGGTTTCGAGGTCGGTCGTGAGATGACCATTCGCCTCGATTCCCGCAACCGCCCCGAGCCGGATCTGCTGGTGACAACAGCCGGCTTCGAGGGCGACCGCACCTGGTTCACCCCGGACGAAGTGCCCCTCGTCGTCGAGGTCGTCTCCCCCGAGTCGGCCCACCGGGACCGCACGGTCAAGCTCCGCAAGTACGCCGAGGCCGGCATCGCGCACTACTGGCGCGTCGAGGACGAGGACGGGGCGCCCGTCGTGCACGTCTACGAACTCGACGGCCCGACCCGCAGCTACGTGCCCGCGGGCATCTTCCGGGGCGCTCTGCGCCGGCCCGTGCCCTTCGCGATCAGCCTCGACCTGGACTCGCTCACGCCCGGCCGCCGGGCTCGCTGA
- a CDS encoding acyl carrier protein, which yields MNSQAPTAPTAATERQVADHLVQLLAELLELDPDLVDREVPLSAYGIDSMTSTWLAGELGERCGVEIDRAVLLDRPSVTEVAEDVVATLNRARREPRTDPGKGTATDTGTDSLTPQPS from the coding sequence ATGAACAGCCAGGCCCCCACCGCACCGACGGCTGCAACGGAACGCCAGGTTGCGGACCACCTCGTCCAACTCCTCGCAGAACTATTGGAGTTGGATCCCGATCTCGTCGACCGGGAGGTACCGCTCAGTGCATACGGGATCGACTCGATGACCAGCACCTGGCTGGCGGGCGAGCTCGGCGAGCGGTGCGGGGTCGAGATCGACCGCGCGGTGCTGCTCGACCGGCCGAGCGTGACGGAGGTGGCCGAGGACGTGGTGGCGACGCTGAACCGCGCGCGGCGCGAGCCCCGGACCGACCCGGGCAAGGGCACTGCCACGGACACGGGTACCGATTCCCTCACCCCGCAGCCGAGTTGA
- a CDS encoding MMPL family transporter, giving the protein MKKQPITVKVASWSALHPGRAILGWFVFVALCLVIGGAVGTVDAGDKDYWVGEAGHAESIATEGNLQHKSAERIMITDPSGAAPGAAARSAAEDVASRMKQLPEVQSVAAPVRSANGKMLMVEVTMKGLRLEAQQHIQPLLDQTAEVQKKHPDVKVEESGDASVEMGLDKSRDDDLSSSEMITFPITLITLLVVFGSLIMVGVPLLLAVSSIGAAMGLSQLISHLVPDAGVGKSVILLIGMAVGVDYTLFYLKREREERALAGGRLSPEALVGIAAATSGRAIAVSGLAVALSTATLFLATDIVFTSLAVATIVVVLVAVLSSMTALPALLVVIGRRLDRKSARAAERGKKVKRHKSEETGRMWSALLRPARTRPAATLLISVLVMVGLAVPAFGMHLRVLNLATQSRQIPELKTYDRLNDAFPDLLAEHWVMVRDNNPGEKAAVQSALKDLAAKAQADPMFSKKPPKLETTADGRISVMTLSVPYNLSSSQAHDSLKELRQTYLPQTLGKVPGADFGVSGPVAQDADYLAHQNDKLPIVVGFLLLLTFILTLFVFGSATIAALGVLLNLLSVGASFGLVVVFFQWGLASTVFGFEDSATHAIGSRVPLFLFVILFGLSMDYQVFVVSRIKEAALRGVPTRQAVIDGIGHSAKVVTSAAVVMVTVFASFMFLHLAEMKQIGFSLAVAVLLDAFIIRVMILPAALMLLGNASWWPSRKMRRAQEHAAPAPAGGAPSPHPAAQLYR; this is encoded by the coding sequence GTGAAGAAACAGCCAATCACCGTGAAGGTGGCGAGCTGGAGTGCCCTGCACCCAGGACGGGCCATCCTCGGTTGGTTCGTCTTTGTCGCCTTGTGCCTCGTCATCGGCGGTGCCGTCGGCACGGTCGACGCCGGGGACAAGGACTACTGGGTGGGTGAGGCCGGCCACGCCGAGTCGATCGCCACCGAGGGCAACCTCCAGCACAAGTCCGCCGAACGGATCATGATCACCGACCCGTCCGGTGCGGCACCCGGAGCGGCCGCCCGCAGCGCCGCCGAGGACGTCGCGTCCCGGATGAAGCAGCTGCCCGAGGTCCAGAGCGTCGCCGCTCCGGTGCGCTCGGCCAACGGCAAGATGCTCATGGTCGAAGTGACCATGAAGGGCCTGCGGCTCGAGGCCCAGCAGCACATCCAGCCGCTGCTCGACCAGACCGCCGAGGTGCAGAAGAAGCACCCGGACGTGAAGGTCGAGGAGTCCGGCGACGCCTCGGTCGAGATGGGCCTGGACAAGTCGCGCGACGACGACCTCTCGTCGTCGGAGATGATCACCTTCCCGATCACGCTGATCACCCTGCTGGTCGTGTTCGGTTCGCTGATCATGGTCGGTGTGCCGCTGCTGCTCGCGGTCTCCTCGATCGGCGCCGCCATGGGCCTGTCGCAGCTGATCTCGCACCTGGTGCCCGACGCGGGTGTCGGCAAGAGCGTCATCCTGCTGATCGGCATGGCGGTCGGCGTCGACTACACGCTCTTCTACCTCAAGCGGGAACGGGAGGAACGGGCGCTGGCCGGCGGCCGGCTGAGCCCCGAGGCCCTGGTGGGCATCGCGGCCGCCACCTCGGGCCGTGCGATCGCGGTCTCCGGACTCGCCGTGGCCCTGTCCACCGCCACCCTCTTCCTCGCCACCGACATCGTCTTCACCTCGCTCGCCGTCGCCACCATCGTGGTGGTCCTGGTCGCGGTCCTCAGCTCCATGACCGCGCTGCCCGCCCTGCTGGTCGTGATCGGCCGGCGCCTCGACCGCAAGAGCGCACGCGCCGCCGAGCGCGGCAAGAAGGTCAAGCGTCACAAGTCCGAGGAGACGGGCCGGATGTGGTCCGCGCTGCTGCGGCCCGCACGGACCCGCCCGGCGGCCACCCTGCTGATCTCGGTGCTCGTCATGGTCGGCCTCGCGGTCCCCGCGTTCGGCATGCACCTGCGGGTCCTGAACCTCGCCACCCAGTCCCGGCAGATCCCCGAGCTGAAGACCTACGACCGCCTCAACGACGCCTTCCCCGACCTGCTGGCCGAGCACTGGGTGATGGTGCGCGACAACAACCCCGGCGAGAAGGCCGCGGTGCAGTCGGCCCTCAAGGACCTGGCCGCCAAGGCACAGGCCGACCCGATGTTCTCCAAGAAGCCGCCGAAGCTGGAGACGACCGCCGACGGCCGGATCAGCGTCATGACCCTGTCCGTCCCCTACAACCTGAGCTCCTCCCAGGCGCACGACTCACTGAAGGAACTGCGCCAGACGTATCTGCCGCAGACGCTCGGGAAGGTGCCGGGCGCCGACTTCGGGGTCAGCGGGCCCGTGGCACAGGACGCCGACTACCTCGCCCACCAGAACGACAAGCTGCCCATCGTCGTCGGGTTCCTGCTCCTGCTGACCTTCATCCTGACGCTGTTCGTCTTCGGCTCGGCGACCATCGCCGCCCTGGGCGTCCTGCTCAACCTGCTCTCCGTCGGCGCCTCGTTCGGACTGGTCGTCGTCTTCTTCCAATGGGGCCTGGCCTCGACGGTGTTCGGCTTCGAGGACAGCGCCACCCATGCGATCGGCTCCCGCGTTCCCCTGTTCCTCTTCGTGATCCTGTTCGGCCTGTCGATGGACTACCAGGTCTTCGTCGTCAGCCGGATCAAGGAGGCGGCGCTGCGCGGAGTTCCCACCCGGCAGGCCGTGATCGACGGGATCGGGCACTCGGCCAAGGTCGTCACCAGCGCGGCGGTCGTCATGGTCACGGTCTTCGCGAGCTTCATGTTCCTGCACCTGGCGGAGATGAAGCAGATCGGCTTCAGCCTCGCGGTCGCGGTCCTGCTCGACGCCTTCATCATCCGCGTCATGATCCTTCCCGCCGCCCTGATGCTGCTCGGCAACGCCAGCTGGTGGCCGTCCCGCAAGATGCGCCGTGCCCAGGAGCACGCCGCACCCGCACCGGCCGGCGGCGCGCCGTCCCCCCACCCGGCGGCGCAGCTCTACCGCTAG